One Lycium barbarum isolate Lr01 chromosome 5, ASM1917538v2, whole genome shotgun sequence genomic window carries:
- the LOC132639995 gene encoding uncharacterized protein LOC132639995, with the protein MSGRKDKTSEVCQKLKEIHPWADDTLIVDVMAGVNDFSTALTLLEAMVSPDNGFDIDKPLSGWAAFDLNERLKQQDIEPEPERETFPHLSVPATSLSDPSQSIGAMLEKPFPSMLVPSVSSPSLMANKGSDANLIQVGNSRLSQSDGFIKERDFHEVCQKLKEIHPWADDTLIVDVMASVNDFSMALTLLEAMVSPDNGFDIDKSLTGWAAFDLNERLKQQDIEPEPERETFPHLSVPATSLSDPSQSIGAMLEKPFPSMLVPSVSSPSLMANKGSDANLIQVGNSRLSQSDGFIKERDFHEVCQKLKEIHPWADDTLIVDVMSSVNDFSMALTLLEAMVSPDNGFDIDKSLTGWAAFDLNERLKQQDIEPEPERETFPHLSVPATSLSDPSQSIGAMLEKPFPSMLVPSVSSPSLMANKGSDANLILVGNSRLSQSDGFIKERDFHEVCQKLKEIHPWADDTLIVDVMSGVNDFSTALTFVMSGVNDFSTALTLLEAMVSPDNGFDIDKSLTPKEADTPSMQKLREVDTDTEGVKSSNKDSFTTTSKFAATDSMNLDELSDALAKCLQSNSRELMSNCVSHENKLHFDGAMGSMMFVPVEPEWEEDDIYSIHRKDAMKMTRSAAQHSKAASEAYRRGDHVSAQHFSLKAKEERVVANRLNSQAAKKILIARNCKNDQWTLDLHGLHATEAVQALQEHLQKIESQMTQNRAVHVNQVNLFESTGRNVNLFESAGHNVNLFESAGHNVNLFASLLNKQRPAFLEVITGKGIHSRGQPALPTFIRSFLMENGYHYEERRPGVITVRPKLRPR; encoded by the exons ATGTCTGGGAGGAAGGATAAGACTTCTGAGGTGTGTCAAAAGCTCAAGGAAATCCATCCATGGGCTGATGACACCTTGATTGTGGATGTCATGGCTGGCGTAAATGATTTCAGTACGGCCTTAACATTGTTGGAAGCAATGGTGTCTCCCGATAATGGATTTGATATTGACAAACCCTTGTCTGGTTGGGCTGCATTTGACCTTAATGAGAGACTGAAGCAACAAGATATTGAGCCAGAGCCTGAAAGAGAAACCTTCCCTCACTTATCCGTTCCTGCCACTTCATTAAGTGATCCATCTCAAAGCATTGGAGCAATGCTGGAGAAGCCTTTTCCATCCATGCTGGTACCATCTGTAAGTTCTCCATCTTTAATGGCTAATAAAGGGTCTGATGCAAATCTTATACAAGTTGGCAATTCTCGTCTCAGCCAGAGTGATGGTTTTATCAAAGAAAGAGATTTTCATGAGGTGTGTCAAAAGCTCAAGGAAATCCATCCATGGGCTGATGACACCTTGATTGTGGATGTCATGGCTAGCGTAAATGATTTCAGCATGGCCTTAACATTGTTGGAAGCAATGGTGTCTCCCGATAATGGATTTGATATTGACAAATCCTTGACTGGTTGGGCTGCATTTGACCTTAATGAGAGACTGAAGCAACAAGATATTGAGCCAGAGCCTGAAAGAGAGACCTTTCCTCACTTATCCGTTCCTGCCACTTCATTAAGTGATCCATCTCAAAGCATTGGAGCAATGCTGGAGAAGCCTTTTCCATCCATGCTGGTACCATCTGTAAGTTCTCCATCTTTAATGGCTAATAAAGGGTCTGATGCAAATCTTATACAAGTTGGCAATTCTCGTCTCAGCCAGAGTGATGGTTTTATCAAAGAAAGAGATTTTCATGAGGTGTGTCAAAAGCTCAAGGAAATCCATCCATGGGCTGATGACACCTTGATTGTGGATGTCATGTCTAGCGTAAATGATTTCAGCATGGCCTTAACATTGTTGGAAGCAATGGTGTCTCCTGATAATGGATTTGATATTGACAAATCCTTGACTGGTTGGGCTGCATTTGACCTTAATGAGAGACTGAAGCAACAAGATATTGAGCCAGAGCCTGAAAGAGAGACCTTTCCTCACTTATCCGTTCCTGCCACTTCATTAAGTGATCCATCTCAAAGCATTGGAGCAATGCTGGAGAAGCCTTTTCCATCCATGCTGGTACCATCTGTAAGTTCTCCATCTTTAATGGCTAATAAAGGGTCTGATGCAAATCTTATACTAGTTGGCAATTCTCGTCTCAGCCAGAGTGATGGTTTTATCAAAGAAAGAGATTTTCATGAGGTGTGTCAAAAGCTTAAGGAAATCCATCCATGGGCTGATGACACCTTGATTGTGGATGTCATGTCTGGTGTAAATGATTTCAGTACGGCCTTAACATTTGTCATGTCTGGTGTAAATGATTTCAGTACGGCCTTAACATTGTTGGAAGCAATGGTATCTCCTGATAATGGATTTGATATTGACAAATCCTTGACTCCAAAAGAAGCAGATACTCCCTCCATGCAAAAGCTTAGAGAAGTAGACACAGATACTGAAGGAGTGAAGTCTAGTAATAAGGATTCTTTTACGACCACTAGTAAATTTGCTGCTACAGACAGCATGAATCTAGACGAATTGAGCGATGCACTTGCTAAGTGTCTTCAGAGCAACAGTCGAGAACTAATGAGCAACTGTGTTTCTCATGAGAACAAACTTCATTTTGATGGAGCAATGGGGAGTATGATGTTTGTACCGGTTGAGCCTGAGTGGGAAGAGGATGATATTTACTCGATCCATCGGAAGGACGCCATGAAGATGACAAG GTCAGCAGCTCAACATTCTAAGGCTGCCAGTGAGGCCTATCGCAGAGGTGACCACGTATCTGCCCAACATTTTTCTCTGAAAGCCAAAGAAGAGCGGGTTGTTGCTAACAGGTTAAATTCCCAGGCAGCAAAGAAAATTTTGATTGCCCGCAACTGTAAGAATGATCAATGGACATTGGACTTGCATGGTCTTCATGCAACAGAGGCAGTTCAAGCCTTACAAGAACATTTGCAAAAGATCGAATCTCAGATGACACAGAATCGTGCTGTCCATGTGAATCAAGTGAACTTATTCGAGTCTACAGGCCGTAATGTGAACTTATTCGAGTCTGCAGGCCATAATGTGAACTTATTCGAGTCTGCAGGCCATAATGTGAACTTATTCGCGTCCCTATTGAATAAGCAGCGACCAGCTTTCTTGGAGGTCATTACAG GTAAAGGTATTCATAGCCGGGGACAACCTGCCCTTCCAACGTTTATAAGAAGCTTTCTCATGGAGAACGG ATATCATTATGAGGAGAGAAGGCCTGGAGTGATCACAGTTAGACCCAAGCTCCGACCACGATAA